A window of the Streptomyces sp. NBC_01351 genome harbors these coding sequences:
- a CDS encoding DinB family protein translates to MTPPRLIPLLAQFDFAHRRLVDRMAGPVMDSGDGSDTKVGPMTDAEYLWEPVADCWSVRRRADGPGPRATLLAGAGDWGRDAAAYPHPSPPPFTTIAWRLSHLTEMLTLRADHTAGTRSRTRNDYRVEGDVAGAVPGFDTAATAWRDALLSIDEAALDTVGHCTYPHGSDAEEPFIDIAWWVNQELLHHASEIALLRDLYRSRGGQP, encoded by the coding sequence ATGACGCCACCCCGCCTGATCCCCCTGCTCGCCCAGTTCGACTTCGCCCACCGGCGCCTCGTCGACCGTATGGCGGGCCCCGTCATGGACAGCGGCGACGGCTCGGACACCAAGGTCGGCCCCATGACGGACGCGGAGTACCTCTGGGAGCCGGTCGCGGACTGCTGGTCCGTACGCCGCCGCGCGGACGGGCCCGGCCCGCGGGCCACGCTCCTCGCCGGCGCCGGCGACTGGGGGCGGGACGCCGCGGCCTACCCGCACCCCTCGCCTCCGCCGTTCACCACGATCGCGTGGCGCCTGAGCCACCTCACCGAGATGCTGACCCTGCGCGCCGACCACACGGCCGGCACCCGCTCCCGGACCCGGAACGACTACCGCGTCGAGGGTGACGTCGCGGGCGCGGTACCCGGCTTCGACACCGCCGCCACCGCCTGGCGCGACGCGCTGCTGAGCATCGACGAGGCCGCGCTGGACACCGTTGGGCACTGCACCTACCCGCACGGCAGCGACGCGGAGGAGCCCTTCATCGACATCGCCTGGTGGGTCAATCAGGAACTGCTGCACCACGCTTCGGAGATCGCCCTCCTCCGCGACCTCTACCGCTCCCGCGGAGGACAGCCCTGA
- a CDS encoding carboxymuconolactone decarboxylase family protein, with protein sequence MGPRLNVFGNATAGTLMNHFASASKAIKESSLPVVTQDLVALRVSQINGCGFCVDMHSKDAYAHGEVSVRLHLVAAWREATVFTEAERAALELAEQGTRIADGAGGVTDEVWANAAKHYDEDQLVALINLIALMNTFNRLNVMLQIPAGEYQPGQFD encoded by the coding sequence ATGGGTCCGCGTTTGAACGTCTTCGGCAACGCGACCGCAGGCACGCTGATGAACCACTTCGCCTCGGCGAGCAAGGCGATCAAGGAATCTTCGCTCCCGGTCGTGACGCAGGATCTGGTGGCGCTGCGCGTGAGCCAGATCAACGGGTGCGGTTTCTGTGTCGACATGCACAGCAAGGACGCGTACGCCCATGGTGAGGTCTCGGTGCGCCTCCACCTGGTCGCGGCGTGGCGGGAGGCCACGGTGTTCACCGAGGCCGAGCGGGCGGCGTTGGAGCTGGCGGAGCAGGGCACCCGGATCGCGGACGGGGCCGGAGGCGTCACGGACGAGGTGTGGGCGAATGCCGCCAAGCACTACGACGAGGATCAGCTGGTCGCCCTGATCAACCTGATCGCCCTCATGAATACCTTCAACAGGCTGAACGTCATGCTTCAGATACCCGCCGGCGAATATCAGCCGGGCCAGTTCGACTGA
- a CDS encoding TOBE domain-containing protein — protein MSLSIRNQITGTVTTVTTGEAMATVKVRLGGGQDITAAITADAVKDLGLAEGSAVKALVKATEVALATGPVDGISIRNQIAGTVADVAVGPAMASVKVDVNGGGLTAAITADAVEALGLAAGSSVVALIKATEVSLANA, from the coding sequence ATGAGCCTGAGCATCCGCAACCAGATCACCGGCACCGTCACCACCGTCACCACAGGTGAGGCCATGGCGACGGTCAAGGTCCGGCTGGGTGGCGGCCAGGACATCACAGCCGCCATCACCGCCGACGCCGTCAAGGACCTGGGCCTGGCCGAGGGGTCCGCCGTCAAGGCGCTCGTCAAGGCCACCGAGGTCGCCCTCGCCACCGGGCCCGTGGACGGGATCTCGATCCGCAATCAGATCGCCGGCACCGTCGCCGACGTGGCCGTCGGTCCCGCCATGGCGTCCGTCAAGGTCGACGTGAACGGCGGCGGGCTCACCGCCGCCATCACCGCCGACGCCGTCGAGGCGCTCGGCCTGGCCGCCGGGTCCTCCGTGGTGGCGCTGATCAAGGCGACCGAGGTCTCCCTCGCCAACGCCTGA